Proteins from one Aspergillus nidulans FGSC A4 chromosome VIII genomic window:
- a CDS encoding mRNA splicing protein prp46 (transcript_id=CADANIAT00001416): MDVIPSTTPGEAVRISAKRTAELFGPEYLMVTPSASNGSIGVSYRRKTEYEHVKELPPALAAKQAQAAAARSKRPKISSRSEGSGSGDKSGASTALVRRGGRASGAAGDDKPTSLIQRPSATRQQPPEWHAPWKLMRVISGHLGWVRSLAVEPNNEWFASGAGDRTIKIWNLATGALRLTLTGHISTVRGLAVSPRHPYLFSCGEDKMVKCWDLETNKVIRHYHGHLSGVYTLALHPRLDLLVTGGRDGVARVWDMRTRSNIHVLSGHTGTVADVQCQEADPQVITGSLDATVRLWDLAAGKTMGVLTHHKKGIRSLATHPREFTFASASTGSIKQWKCPGGEFMQNFEGHNAIINTLSVNEDNVLFSGGDNGSMSFWDWKTGYRYQTIDTTAQPGSLEAEAGIMTSTFDRTGLRLITGEADKTIKVWKQDDQATPETHPVTWAPTLGRQRY, translated from the coding sequence ATGGACGTGATTCCATCGACTACGCCAGGTGAGGCCGTGCGCATCTCGGCGAAGAGAACAGCCGAGCTTTTCGGTCCCGAATATCTCATGGTCACACCCTCCGCCTCGAACGGATCGATTGGTGTTTCCTACCGACGAAAAACAGAATATGAACATGTGAAGgagcttcctccagctcttgcCGCAAaacaagcgcaagcagccgcagcaaggTCGAAGCGGCCTAAGATCAGTTCACGGTCAGAAGGATCGGGCTCTGGGGACAAGAGTGGCGCGTCTACGGCCCTTGTAAGGAGAGGAGGTCGCGCGAGCGGCGCTGCGGGAGATGACAAGCCAACGAGCTTAATTCAGAGACCATCAGCCACACGGCAACAACCTCCCGAGTGGCACGCACCATGGAAGCTGATGAGGGTTATATCGGGCCATCTGGGATGGGTGCGGAGTTTGGCTGTGGAACCGAATAACGAGTGGTTTGCCAGTGGTGCTGGAGACCGGACAATTAAGATCTGGAATCTTGCGACCGGTGCACTGCGGTTAACCCTTACGGGTCATATCTCGACTGTTCGCGGTTTAGCCGTATCCCCGCGACACCCatacctcttctcctgcGGTGAGGATAAGATGGTCAAATGCTGGGATCTGGAAACGAACAAGGTCATTCGTCATTACCACGGCCATCTCAGTGGTGTATACACACTTGCGCTCCACCCCCGTCTTGACCTGCTAGTAACTGGTGGTCGAGATGGCGTCGCACGTGTGTGGGATATGCGCACTCGCAGCAACATTCACGTTCTGTCCGGCCACACCGGCACTGTCGCAGATGTACAATGCCAAGAAGCCGACCCTCAAGTCATTACCGGATCTCTCGACGCGACCGTCCGCCTCTGGGATCtcgcagctggaaagaccATGGGCGTCCTCACTCACCACAAAAAGGGCATTCGCAGTCTAGCCACGCACCCTCGCGAATTCACCTTCGCATCTGCTAGCACAGGGAGCATCAAGCAATGGAAGTGTCCTGGTGGCGAGTTCATGCAGAACTTTGAAGGTCATAACGCGATCATCAATACCCTCTCCGTCAATGAAGACaatgtcctcttctccggTGGTGACAACGGCTCCATGTCCTTCTGGGACTGGAAGACGGGATACCGCTACCAGACTATCGATACAACCGCCCAGCCGGGTTcgcttgaagctgaagctggtATCATGACGTCTACGTTCGATAGGACGGGCCTGCGCTTGATTACCGGTGAGGCGGATAAGACTATCAAGGTCTGGAAGCAGGATGATCAGGCTACGCCAGAGACTCATCCTGTGACGTGGGCTCCAACACTGGGGAGGCAGAGATATTAG